The sequence ACTTCATAGGTTTGAGTTTTTCAATCGTAACATATTCTTATGACGTTATAATAATGTTTAATCAAATATAGATTTCTTAAGATTAAACTCTATTACTATACTTCATATTGTAGCAGTTTCGTTTGATCAAAATAAGCCCTAACCTCCTACCACTAAACGACTAAACGTTGTCGTTTACatcaaaagttgaaaaaaaaaaaactatcggGCTAcccatttaaaattaaataagacCCGTTAATAAAAGGGCTTAAACGGGTGCACCCAATtaaaattattggttttctaAACAGATTCGGGTCTAAAAACACTGTACGGAGCCCTATAAGACCCGCGGGCCTTAAGCTCATTTTAACATCACTaattttgggtaaaaaaaaacGTAGCACTTGTCTAAATACGTAGGTCAACTACCAATCCAACGGTTAAGCATTAATAGAAAGCTACAAACTAATTGATAATCCAACGGTTCAGAAGAAAGCAACAATCCCACACGAGCCAGACCGTACAAGTACAACACACAGAAACGACGACGTACAATCAAACGGTTTCTTGAGTAGCAtcatcggaaaaaaaaaaagatcttcaTCCCCATACgtggaaaaaaaagagagagagagacattttTAATTTCGACtaattattgattattattattattattactagatCCGGAGGATACGGTGACCCGGATCCAGTTACTCCTTGACCCGAACGTCAGACGCGAGCCTAGACGCGATCGCAGAATGGTACATAACGTCGTGGAACGTGGAAGCTTCGGCTGTTTTCCTCCGCAGCTGCTTAGCCTTCTCCTCCGTGAGACACCACCGCTGAGACCTTTCGCCAGTTTTAACCAGATCCGATTCCAGACTCGCGGATGAGGACGAGGGTgagatgttgttgttggtgttgttgacGACGTAATCAGGTTCGGATGAAATGCCGAAGAGAGGAGCCCACCATGAAACAGATGAAACTGGCTTCTTACGGGATGGATCCGATTTGGAGGATCCGGGTTCGGATGATGCTCGGATCGAAGAGAGAGCGGAACAGGAGATGATTGTAGCCATTGTATGTTAAAATGTGTTGAtctgagagagaaacaaaatgtgAAGATTGTTTATGGGATAAAGAGAAAGATTTGTGGATTTGTATAAAAATAGATTAGTTTTTGGATTAAGAGAAAATAATGGATTAAGATATTATTTAGATGAAATCAGCTGCGGTTTTTATAGTGTGGAAATGTTGTAGTACCCACAGGTTCGTTAATATTTAACTGGTTTTTAATATCAACGACGTTAGGGTAGTTTCGGAAAGAGTGTTGCAACGGTAAATGCGTTGTGTTACACGATAGTTATGGTGGAGATGAGAGCATTGGATTATTTTCCCTTTTAGGGAGATGATGGATAAGATTGAAGGCGTGGAGCAGCGTCGCCATCTGCACTTTTCGTTTGTTTATTAGGATTATATTGTCATGGGTGACTTGTTGCTTTGACAATGTCAACATTGACGTGTGTTCATTGAAATTTAGAGTTCAACTAGTAGAAGTCCTTTTGGGATATTTCATAAAATCAAGGAATAATCGTCGGTGATATTCGAATATTTCTTTGTCAACAGGTTTTGAactagtaaacaaaaaatttctttttaaacaaCCAATGAGTAAAATGAACGTTACATGCTAACATGCATATGATGTGACTATTTGCATGGAAGAGGAGTTGTAGTTTGATTTATGAATCCTGAACGCATTATGAAAGTTTTTCGGACTAGAAGATGaatattgtgttttttattaactaatatTATTAGAGCTAAGTATTTTCATTcattaaacttttttcttttctttttatctcttttgaaTTCAACGGTTTGGTTTCGCTATTTGGCTGATTTATACCACATCAACAGTACTGATACGATTTGCGAAACTAGATGCCTGATGGAAATTAAGAAGCTATTAGCTAGCTAGTTTTGTGAAACTGTTCCAAGAAAACTACCTTTTGCAGCATATGTAAGAAGCGAGCTTAAGATAATTATCTCGGATGCTTGAAgctatatatgaatatgatatatatgGTACTATGGTAGTGCCAGTTCATCAGGACACCAGAGTGATGAGGCATATGGAACCTCTTAGTCTAGCCAAAAGTATATAATGCTATGCCAATCCAAAAGTATTCAACTTGTGCCATAATTCGTTCCGCTGAAGTTTCAGAATAAGATAAACAAGGGGTCATGTGTGTTGACTTGATTGTGTATTCGACATCTTCGACTACTTTCTCGACAAACATATTACACATGTTCGAACTTGcctttctttctcattttttcgTTAATTGGACATTACTACCGTATAATCATGTGGATTATACGATTACCTGGCCTCGTGCTaagattatatatgtataatttgcAACCAGGATCAGGAACATAGATTTAACAATTTGGGTtgcaaacttttgttttttttttttcaaaatttgggtTGCTAACTAAATGAACTTGATTGCGCTGTGTGTTATATAAATAAACGAGTGTGGTACTGGTCATATCAAGttattataaacatttaaaatgcTTACAGTATTTCCACTTCGTCATAATTTCATTTTGTACTCATGTGTATAATTATTTCCACTTGTATCATTCACTATCTCCGCTTGATATGGAACATAATTTAAAAGGATTGATTGACACGTGCGTACTATGTGTGTAGTCTCGCACGTACCACCGGTTAAAGAATCTCTCATTTccccggaagaagaagaagagattcgaaaataaaaacaaaaaacatttttaaggGGTTTCACTGAATCCTTCAAAGGTGTGACCTGAGAATCACAACACAAACCAAACTTTACTCTCTCGATTCGTCACCATGTGGAGAAGAATCGTCTCCTCTCATCTCAAAACCCTAGCCGCCGATGTCGTCGCTGCTTCTCCTCGTCGATCGATAGCCGCTACCGCTAGACCCGTCGGCTTCTACCTCTCCCCCAATCGATCAGCcatttctgcttcttcttctgttttctctcCTCGACATTTCAGCTCCGAATCAGGtgattttatagtttaaacaAACGTTTTCAGATCTCGGCTTGGGAACTCGGTAGGATTTTAGATTCAAGTCACCATGGATTTTAGAGGATAGACTTAAATCTGTGTTGGTCTCTTAGATTGGTTTTAATACTCATGTCTCTGTTAATCTCTTAGATTGAAGATTCTGTCTACTTATTTGCTGCGATTTTGTGGTTTCTCTTATGAATTTTTTATTACGGTTTGTATGTTGCAGTAGAGACTCCTGCGAAGAAGAAGGTAGAGGATGTAATGCCTATTGCGACTGGACATGAGAAGGAGGAGCTTGAAGCTGAAATGGAggtgattccttttttttttcttttatctaatGCTATTTTAAGATCTGAGTATGATACAAATCTCTTTCTACTGCAATTACGCTTGTGATCATCACTTTCACTTCTCTGATAATTTTCTGGTATCAAAATGGAGTATATATGTGTGCTTGATAGTAATCTCCATTTTTGTCATTGTTTTCTTGGGATAGGGAAGGAGGCTGCTTGATATTGACTTCCCTGAAGGTCCTTTTGGCACTAAGGTAAGTTTCTGTTACCAGAAATAGAATATGTCGTGACTCCACATTGAATTCCTTGACATTATATTTACTGCCAAGTTTACACCTTGTCATTGTTTTTAGGCatgatatagatttttatgttCATCACGTAGTGAAACAAACCAAGGATACTTCACTTGAATCGACTATAATGTAATCCAATATAGCTGTTTCAATTGCCTCAGATAACCAGGATAAACGTACTGAAATTTATTCCTTCATGGAGTTTAGTTGGTTTTCTGGCCTAAATGGATCAACTTTCACTCTTTGTTTTGTTCCATAATGTTACTTCAGCCAGGATTGCTATGGCATGCAGCAATCCCTGCTTTTATGTGTATTTTGAATCTTGTCTTATTGTCAGATTAAATTATCTTGATTACTCTGGTCatatttcaagattttttttgtgtgaataaTGTAATTAATACTAGTTAGTTCCCTGAGTGAAGAACCAGCTTGGATTTGAATCATATTTCAAGTTTGGTGAATTCAACAAATCTCTAAGCTGTGTTTGTTAATTTACGATGGCTGACTGCCTATGATGCTTATGTGCACGATAATGACGAAAAATTTGTGGATGTCACATACACCATGTGCAAGTGTCTGTAGATCATGAGCATTTAGTTCTTACTATACTTAAAGTCTGTCTCCGAAGTACTGAAATCATATAGGAGTATATGAGTGGTGAACTGAATTTTGCATAGTGTGCAACATAATCGAGGCATttgatgtttttcatttttctcatgTCATTTTATCTCTTGAGTGaacaatattcagtttctaTTGGCTACCAATGGAttcttttaacaatttttttcattttcttgataCATAAATTTGGATATCAAATTGTGCTACCTTAGGAAGCTCCTGCTATTGTGAAGTCCTACTATGACAAGCGAATTGTGGGATGCCCTGGTGGTGAAGGCGGTAAGTTCATTGTTCTTCACTCTTTAATGGCATATACTCCCAAGACTTTTACCTATATCCACTAATGTCTAATGGTTTATCTAATCTATATCTCTCCTGGAAACTGCAGAGGATGAGCACGATGTTGTGTGGTTCTGGCTGGAGAAAGGAAAGTCCTTTGAATGCCCAGTTTGCACTCAGTACTTTGAGGTAAGTTAAACTCGTATCAGATGCTCTAAGCAGTAAAGAAATCAACTTAAGCCTCATCTAATAGTAAATAGGCCAGAGGATTCTGTAAAAAGATTAGAGCAAGAAGCTTTCCATTTCAGAATATTGAAAATGGTTATATAATGTATATGTTTGCAGCTGGAAGTGGTTGGTCCTGGTGGGCCTCCGGATGGTCACGGTGATGAAGACGATGAGCACCACCACTGATTCCGGCCTC comes from Camelina sativa cultivar DH55 chromosome 19, Cs, whole genome shotgun sequence and encodes:
- the LOC104765395 gene encoding cytochrome c oxidase subunit 5b-1, mitochondrial isoform X1, producing the protein MWRRIVSSHLKTLAADVVAASPRRSIAATARPVGFYLSPNRSAISASSSVFSPRHFSSESVETPAKKKVEDVMPIATGHEKEELEAEMEGRRLLDIDFPEGPFGTKEAPAIVKSYYDKRIVGCPGGEGEDEHDVVWFWLEKGKSFECPVCTQYFELEVVGPGGPPDGHGDEDDEHHH
- the LOC104765395 gene encoding cytochrome c oxidase subunit 5b-1, mitochondrial isoform X2, producing the protein MWRRIVSSHLKTLAADVVAASPRRSIAATARPVGFYLSPNRSAISASSSVFSPRHFSSESETPAKKKVEDVMPIATGHEKEELEAEMEGRRLLDIDFPEGPFGTKEAPAIVKSYYDKRIVGCPGGEGEDEHDVVWFWLEKGKSFECPVCTQYFELEVVGPGGPPDGHGDEDDEHHH
- the LOC104765392 gene encoding uncharacterized protein LOC104765392, which codes for MATIISCSALSSIRASSEPGSSKSDPSRKKPVSSVSWWAPLFGISSEPDYVVNNTNNNISPSSSSASLESDLVKTGERSQRWCLTEEKAKQLRRKTAEASTFHDVMYHSAIASRLASDVRVKE